In Doryrhamphus excisus isolate RoL2022-K1 chromosome 7, RoL_Dexc_1.0, whole genome shotgun sequence, one genomic interval encodes:
- the adssl gene encoding adenylosuccinate synthase, like, with protein MNMASNSNMANVNGRENGEPVVKRPRENVPPESPLRSSKEPVNKVTVVLGAQWGDEGKGKVVDLLAMDADIVCRCQGGNNAGHTVVVDSVEYDFHLLPSGVLNKKAISFIGNGVVVHLPGLFTEAESNLKKGKGLQGWEERLKISDRAHIVFNFHQAVDGIQEQQRQQQEGKNLGTTKKGIGPAYSSKAARNGLRVCDLVSDFKVFEDKFRMLAEHFLAMYPNLNVDIDGELEQLKGYVERLRPLVTDGVYFMHKALTGPSKKILVEGANAALLDIDFGTYPFVTSSNCTVGGVCTGLGVPPSHVGRVYGVVKAYTTRVGVGAFPTEQDNETGALLQSRGREVGVTTGRKRRCGWLDLILVRYAHMVNGFSAIALTKLDILDTLPEIKVGVAYKVDGEPLPSFPANMDVLTRVTVEYKTFPGWCRTTEAARSLTDLPPQAQTYIRFIEDFLQVPVKWVGVGKSRESMIKLY; from the exons ATGAACATGGCATCCAACAGCAACATGGCTAATGTGAATGGACGAGAGAACGGGGAGCCGGTGGTTAAGCGACCACGGGAGAACGTTCCGCCGGAGTCCCCACTGCGTTCTTCGAAGGAGCCTGTGAACAAAGTGACCGTGGTGCTCGGAGCTCAGTGGGGGGACGAAGGCAAAGGGAAAGTTGTGGACCTGCTCGCAATGGACGCGGATATCGTGTGCAGGTGTCAG GGTGGCAACAATGCTGGTCACACTGTGGTTGTGGACTCGGTGGAGTATGACTTTCACCTGCTGCCCAGCGGTGTCCTCAACAAGAAGGCAATCTCCTTCATAG GCAACGGAGTGGTCGTACATCTCCCCGGGCTGTTTACAGAGGCAGAATCCAACCTGAAGAAAGGCAAAG GACTGCAAGGATGGGAAGAGAGACTAAAGATTTCCGACCGTGCCCACATCG TGTTCAACTTCCATCAAGCTGTCGATGGCATCCAggagcagcagcggcagcagcaagAAGGGAAAAA TTTGGGAACCACCAAAAAGGGCATCGGACCCGCCTACTCCTCCAAAGCTGCTCGGAATGGTCTGCGAGTCTGCGATCTTGTCTCAGACTTCAAAGTTTTTGAGGACAA gTTTCGCATGTTGGCAGAGCATTTCTTGGCCATGTATCCCAACCTGAATGTGGACATCGATGGCGAACTGGAGCAGTTGAAG GGGTATGTGGAGCGACTACGCCCTCTGGTGACAGACGGCGTGTACTTCATGCACAAAGCACTCACCGGACCCAGCAAGAAAATCCTCGTGGAGGGAGCCAACGCCGCGCTGCTGGATATTGACTTCG GCACGTATCCCTTTGTCACATCGTCAAACTGCACCGTGGGAGGAGTGTGCACCGGGCTGGGCGTGCCGCCGTCGCACGTGGGCCGAGTGTACGGCGTGGTCAAGGCGTACACCACCCGGGTGGGCGTCGGCGCTTTCCCCACGGAACAGGACAAC GAGACGGGGGCCCTGTTGCAGTCGCGGGGTCGAGAGGTCGGCGTGACGACGGGCCGAAAGCGGCGTTGTGGTTGGCTGGACTTGATACTGGTCAGATACGCTCACATGGTCAACGGCTTCTCGGC CATTGCACTCACCAAGCTGGACATTCTGGACACCCTGCCCGAGATTAAAGTGGGCGTGGCTTACAAGGTTGACGGCGAGCCTCTGCCGAGTTTCCCTG CAAACATGGACGTTCTGACGCGGGTCACGGTGGAGTACAAGACGTTCCCCGGGTGGTGCCGCACCACCGAGGCGGCCCGCAGCCTGACGGACCTGCCGCCGCAAGCGCAGACCTACATCCGCTTCATCGAGGACTTCCTGCAGGTTCCAG TGAAGTGGGTGGGAGTGGGCAAGTCCAGAGAGAGCATGATCAAACTGTACTAA